From the Pseudarthrobacter sp. MM222 genome, one window contains:
- the adhP gene encoding alcohol dehydrogenase AdhP, whose translation MRAAVVTEFGKDLQIQDLPVPTPGRGEALVKVLTTGVCHTDLHAAEGDWPVKPSPPFIPGHEGVGEVVALGEGVTDLAVGDLVGNAWLWSACGDCQYCRTGWETLCEAQQNAGYSVDGSFGEYMLVDSRFAARIPAGSDPVEVAPVLCAGVTVYKGLKMTEAKPGQWVTISGIGGLGHIAVQYAVAMGLRVAAVDIADDKLALAKKHGAELAVNALHEDPAEVIQRETGGCHGVLVTAVHPSAFGQAIGMARRGGTIVFNGLPPGDFPAPIFEIVLKGLTVRGSIVGTRQDLEEALNFYAQGKIHPTVSTRELSEVNAVLDEMKHAKIDGRVVIKY comes from the coding sequence ATGCGAGCAGCTGTAGTTACCGAATTCGGCAAGGATCTTCAGATCCAGGACCTTCCTGTCCCTACCCCGGGACGCGGAGAGGCGCTGGTCAAGGTCCTCACCACCGGCGTATGCCACACCGACCTGCACGCCGCGGAGGGGGACTGGCCGGTCAAGCCGTCACCGCCGTTCATTCCCGGCCACGAAGGCGTCGGCGAGGTCGTCGCCCTCGGTGAGGGCGTAACCGATCTGGCCGTCGGCGATTTGGTCGGCAACGCCTGGCTCTGGTCAGCCTGCGGCGACTGCCAGTACTGCCGCACCGGCTGGGAAACCCTGTGCGAGGCCCAGCAGAACGCCGGCTACAGCGTCGACGGTTCCTTCGGCGAATACATGCTGGTCGACAGCCGCTTTGCCGCCCGCATTCCGGCCGGATCTGACCCGGTGGAAGTCGCACCTGTGCTCTGCGCTGGCGTGACGGTTTACAAGGGCCTGAAGATGACCGAGGCCAAGCCGGGCCAGTGGGTCACCATCTCCGGGATCGGCGGACTCGGGCACATCGCTGTCCAGTACGCCGTCGCCATGGGGCTGCGGGTCGCGGCAGTGGACATCGCCGACGACAAGCTCGCCTTGGCCAAGAAGCACGGTGCGGAGTTGGCGGTCAACGCCCTGCACGAAGACCCCGCCGAAGTTATCCAGCGCGAAACCGGAGGATGCCATGGAGTCCTGGTCACGGCAGTGCACCCGTCTGCGTTCGGTCAGGCCATCGGGATGGCCCGGCGCGGCGGAACGATTGTATTCAATGGGCTGCCGCCGGGGGACTTCCCGGCGCCGATTTTCGAGATTGTGCTCAAGGGCCTGACGGTCCGCGGCTCCATCGTCGGAACCCGGCAGGACCTGGAGGAAGCACTCAACTTCTACGCCCAGGGAAAGATCCACCCCACGGTGTCCACGAGGGAGCTCTCCGAGGTCAACGCCGTCCTCGACGAGATGAAGCACGCCAAGATCGACGGCCGCGTGGTCATCAAGTACTGA
- the acs gene encoding acetate--CoA ligase, with protein MSNALTASSSSPIQAGNAFENLSHENRKFAPSAEFAGNAVVTEADYADANADRPAFWAKQARDLLSWNKDFTRTLDWSTPPFAKWFIGGEVNAAYNALDRHVEAGHGDRVAIYFEGEPGDTRTYTYAQLTEEVKKAANGFESLGVAKGDRVAVYLPMIPEAVITLLACARIGAIHSVVFGGFSADALRSRIDDAEAKLVVTADGTYRRGKPSALKPAVDEALAHNGHTVQNVVVVKRNGQDVDWHEGRDHWWADTVGMASPEHTAVGHDSEHPLFILYTSGTTGKPKGILHTTGGYLTQTAYTHKAVFDLHPETDVYWCTADVGWVTGHSYVAYAPLLNGATQVMYEGTPDSPHQGRWWEIVEKYKVSILYTAPTAIRTFMKWGKEIPARYDLSSIRVLGSVGEPINPEAWMWYREVIGANAGKNGERKDTPAPIVDTWWQTETGAQMIAPLPGVTATKPGSAQVPLPGIAVDVVDELGESVPNGHGGFLVIREPWPAMLRGIWGDPERFKDTYWSRFETMYFAGDGAKKDEDGDIWLLGRVDDVMNISGHRLSTTEIESALVSHPAVAEAAVVGAADETTGQAVVAFVILRGDAVDSGDKIVQELRNHVGKEIGPIAKPKTILVVPELPKTRSGKIMRRLLKDVAEGREVGDATTLADNTVMAQIAQSLKKIGHQPERRHRPNQWAVPSSYPAVAGGRGRTTLRWPRKQWRPVPGCASLCP; from the coding sequence ATGTCCAACGCCCTAACCGCGTCATCATCCAGCCCCATCCAGGCAGGCAACGCGTTCGAAAACTTGTCGCACGAGAACCGCAAGTTTGCGCCCTCGGCCGAGTTCGCCGGCAATGCCGTGGTCACCGAAGCCGACTACGCGGACGCAAACGCGGACCGTCCCGCATTCTGGGCGAAGCAGGCCCGCGACCTCCTGAGCTGGAACAAAGACTTCACCCGGACGCTGGACTGGTCCACGCCTCCCTTCGCCAAATGGTTCATCGGCGGAGAGGTCAACGCCGCCTACAACGCCCTGGACCGCCACGTCGAAGCCGGCCACGGAGACAGGGTCGCAATCTATTTCGAGGGCGAGCCCGGTGATACCCGGACTTACACCTACGCGCAGCTCACAGAAGAGGTGAAGAAGGCCGCGAACGGGTTCGAATCCCTGGGCGTGGCCAAAGGTGACCGTGTCGCCGTGTACCTGCCTATGATTCCCGAGGCCGTGATCACGCTGCTGGCCTGCGCCCGGATCGGCGCCATCCACTCCGTGGTCTTCGGCGGTTTCTCCGCCGACGCCCTGCGCTCCCGAATCGACGACGCCGAGGCCAAGCTCGTGGTCACCGCGGACGGCACCTACCGCCGGGGCAAGCCCAGCGCCCTAAAGCCGGCCGTCGATGAGGCCCTGGCCCACAACGGCCATACCGTCCAGAACGTCGTCGTCGTCAAGCGCAACGGCCAGGACGTGGACTGGCACGAGGGCCGCGACCACTGGTGGGCGGACACCGTGGGGATGGCCTCCCCGGAGCACACCGCTGTGGGGCACGACTCCGAGCACCCGCTCTTCATCCTCTACACCTCCGGCACCACGGGCAAGCCCAAGGGCATCCTGCACACCACCGGCGGCTACCTCACCCAGACCGCCTACACGCACAAGGCGGTCTTCGACCTGCACCCGGAGACAGACGTCTACTGGTGCACCGCCGACGTCGGCTGGGTCACCGGGCACTCCTACGTCGCCTACGCCCCGCTCCTCAACGGCGCCACCCAGGTCATGTACGAGGGCACCCCGGACTCCCCGCACCAGGGCCGCTGGTGGGAAATCGTGGAGAAGTACAAGGTCTCCATCCTCTACACCGCCCCGACGGCCATCCGCACCTTCATGAAGTGGGGCAAGGAGATCCCGGCCCGGTATGACCTCTCCTCGATCCGCGTCCTCGGATCGGTCGGCGAACCCATCAACCCGGAAGCCTGGATGTGGTACCGCGAGGTCATCGGCGCCAACGCGGGCAAGAACGGCGAACGGAAAGACACCCCCGCGCCGATCGTGGACACCTGGTGGCAGACCGAAACCGGGGCGCAGATGATCGCCCCGCTGCCGGGCGTGACGGCCACCAAGCCCGGCTCCGCCCAGGTACCGCTCCCCGGCATCGCCGTGGACGTCGTGGATGAGCTCGGCGAGTCCGTTCCCAACGGCCACGGCGGATTCCTGGTGATCCGCGAACCGTGGCCGGCCATGCTGCGCGGCATCTGGGGCGACCCGGAACGGTTCAAGGACACCTACTGGTCCCGCTTCGAGACGATGTACTTCGCCGGCGACGGCGCGAAGAAGGACGAGGACGGCGACATCTGGCTGCTGGGCCGGGTGGATGACGTGATGAACATTTCCGGCCACCGGCTCTCCACCACCGAAATTGAATCCGCCCTCGTCAGCCACCCCGCGGTAGCCGAGGCCGCCGTCGTCGGGGCAGCGGATGAGACCACCGGCCAGGCTGTCGTCGCCTTCGTGATCCTTCGCGGGGATGCGGTGGACTCCGGCGACAAAATCGTCCAGGAACTCCGCAACCACGTCGGCAAGGAAATCGGTCCGATCGCCAAGCCCAAGACCATCCTCGTGGTGCCCGAACTGCCCAAGACCCGCTCCGGCAAGATCATGCGCCGCCTGCTCAAGGACGTCGCCGAAGGCCGCGAAGTCGGCGACGCGACCACCCTCGCCGACAACACCGTCATGGCCCAGATCGCCCAATCACTTAAAAAAATAGGCCACCAACCCGAACGACGGCACCGCCCAAACCAGTGGGCGGTGCCGTCGTCATATCCGGCCGTTGCTGGCGGCCGGGGCCGCACTACCCTCCGCTGGCCGCGGAAGCAGTGGCGGCCTGTTCCAGGCTGCGCATCACTCTGTCCGTGA
- a CDS encoding adenylate kinase has product MLIIGPPGSGKGTQAERISERLGVVAISTGDIFRANVKGGTPLGLEAKKYIDNGDFVPDSLTNKMVRDRLLQEDATSGFLLDGYPRTTCQVDELDDILASGNEVLDVVLQLTADDEELVSRLLHRATETGRSDDNEAVVRHRLDLYHGQTEAVVAKYAERGILTRVDGLGRIDDVTDRVMRSLEQAATASAASGG; this is encoded by the coding sequence ATGCTGATTATTGGCCCGCCCGGATCCGGCAAAGGCACCCAGGCGGAACGGATTTCCGAGCGCCTCGGCGTCGTTGCGATCTCCACCGGCGACATCTTCCGAGCCAACGTCAAAGGCGGAACACCACTGGGGCTGGAAGCAAAGAAGTACATCGACAACGGCGACTTCGTCCCGGACAGCCTGACCAACAAGATGGTGCGGGACAGGCTGCTGCAGGAAGACGCCACGTCGGGCTTCCTGCTGGACGGCTACCCGCGCACCACGTGCCAGGTTGACGAGCTGGACGACATCCTCGCGTCCGGAAACGAGGTCCTTGACGTCGTCCTGCAGCTGACTGCCGACGACGAGGAACTGGTCTCCCGACTCCTGCACCGCGCCACGGAAACCGGGCGGAGCGACGACAACGAGGCCGTGGTCCGCCACCGGCTGGACCTGTACCACGGCCAGACGGAAGCTGTGGTGGCGAAGTATGCCGAGCGCGGCATACTGACCCGGGTTGACGGGCTGGGCAGGATCGATGACGTCACGGACAGAGTGATGCGCAGCCTGGAACAGGCCGCCACTGCTTCCGCGGCCAGCGGAGGGTAG
- the exaC gene encoding acetaldehyde dehydrogenase ExaC, protein MTVYVQPGQEGSKVQFKDRYENWIGGDWVAPTTGQYIENVSPVTGKQFTEVARGAAADVELALDAAHKAAPSWGKASATERAAVLNKIADRIDANLEMLAVAESWDNGKPIRETLNADIPLAADHFRYFASAIRAQEGRLSQLDDDTTAYHFHEPLGVVGQIIPWNFPILMAVWKMAPALAAGNAVVLKPASNTPASIMVLAELIADLLPAGLLNIVNGFGSEVGKPLASSPRIRKIAFTGETSTGRLISQYASANLIPVTLELGGKSPNIFFNDVADSNDAFYDKALEGFTLYAFNQGEVCSSPSRALVQDGIYDSFMADAVARTQQIIQGNPLDTTTQIGAQASVGQMEKILSYIDIGKQEGAKILAGGNQTELDGDLAGGFYVQPTIFEGNNKMRIFQEEIFGPVVSVTRFSDYNDAMGIANDTLYGLGAGVWSRNGNVAYRAGREIQAGRVWVNNYHAYPAGAAFGGYKSSGIGRENHSMMLDHYQQTKNLLVSHSENKLGFF, encoded by the coding sequence ATGACTGTTTATGTCCAGCCCGGCCAAGAAGGATCCAAGGTCCAGTTCAAGGACCGCTACGAAAACTGGATTGGCGGCGATTGGGTGGCTCCTACCACCGGCCAGTACATCGAAAACGTCTCCCCGGTGACCGGCAAGCAGTTCACCGAGGTGGCCCGGGGCGCAGCGGCTGACGTTGAGCTGGCGCTGGATGCCGCTCATAAAGCCGCACCGTCCTGGGGCAAGGCCTCGGCCACCGAGCGCGCCGCCGTCCTGAACAAGATCGCCGACCGCATCGATGCGAACCTCGAGATGCTGGCCGTCGCCGAATCCTGGGACAACGGCAAGCCGATCCGCGAAACCCTCAACGCGGACATCCCGCTCGCGGCGGATCACTTCCGCTACTTCGCCTCCGCCATCCGGGCTCAGGAGGGCCGGTTGTCCCAGCTCGACGACGACACCACCGCTTACCACTTCCACGAGCCGCTCGGCGTCGTAGGGCAGATCATCCCCTGGAACTTCCCCATTCTCATGGCGGTCTGGAAAATGGCTCCGGCCCTGGCCGCCGGCAACGCCGTCGTCCTCAAGCCCGCGTCCAACACCCCGGCCTCCATCATGGTGCTGGCCGAGCTCATCGCGGACCTGCTGCCCGCCGGCCTGCTGAACATCGTCAACGGCTTCGGCTCGGAGGTCGGCAAGCCGCTTGCCTCCAGCCCGCGTATCCGGAAGATCGCGTTCACCGGAGAAACCTCCACGGGCCGGCTGATCAGCCAGTACGCCAGCGCCAACCTGATCCCGGTCACGCTGGAGCTAGGCGGCAAGAGCCCCAACATCTTCTTCAATGATGTTGCGGACTCCAACGATGCCTTCTACGACAAGGCATTGGAGGGCTTCACCCTGTATGCCTTTAACCAGGGCGAAGTCTGCAGCAGCCCGTCACGTGCCCTGGTCCAGGACGGCATCTACGACTCCTTCATGGCCGACGCCGTGGCCCGGACGCAGCAGATCATCCAGGGCAACCCGCTGGACACCACCACGCAGATCGGGGCACAGGCGTCCGTGGGCCAGATGGAGAAGATCCTCTCCTACATCGACATCGGAAAGCAGGAGGGCGCCAAGATCCTGGCCGGCGGGAACCAGACGGAGCTCGACGGCGATCTGGCCGGTGGCTTCTACGTCCAGCCGACGATCTTCGAGGGCAACAACAAGATGCGGATCTTCCAGGAGGAGATCTTCGGCCCTGTTGTTTCCGTGACCCGCTTCAGCGACTACAACGACGCCATGGGCATCGCCAACGACACCCTGTACGGCCTGGGTGCCGGCGTCTGGTCCCGCAACGGCAACGTCGCCTACCGCGCCGGGCGGGAAATCCAGGCCGGCCGGGTGTGGGTCAACAACTACCACGCCTACCCGGCAGGGGCCGCGTTCGGCGGGTACAAATCCTCCGGCATCGGCCGCGAGAACCACTCGATGATGCTGGACCACTACCAGCAGACCAAGAACCTCCTGGTCAGCCACTCAGAAAACAAGCTCGGCTTCTTCTAA
- a CDS encoding transmembrane-type terpene cyclase — translation MTLILAIVSGLAWTVVYIDAIRVGFRDRTYAIPAAALGLNFTWEAIYAARSSATGITVQGVFNIAWGLADVVIVYTFLKFGRSELPGWVTRRLFIGWAVVLGVTSFAVQLLFVAEFGWDDASRYAAFLQNLLMSGLFIAMFVARGGPRGQTLLIAVAKWIGTLAPTIAFGWYGSSRLILGVGILCSVLDLAYIGLLWRSLRMSPRR, via the coding sequence GTGACCCTTATTCTAGCGATCGTGAGCGGCCTGGCCTGGACTGTGGTCTACATCGATGCCATCCGGGTCGGCTTCAGGGACAGGACCTACGCGATTCCGGCCGCGGCGCTCGGCCTCAACTTCACCTGGGAGGCCATCTACGCCGCCCGCTCCAGCGCGACCGGAATTACCGTCCAGGGGGTCTTCAACATCGCGTGGGGACTGGCCGACGTCGTGATCGTGTACACCTTCCTGAAGTTCGGCCGCTCCGAGCTGCCGGGCTGGGTGACGCGGCGGCTGTTCATCGGATGGGCGGTCGTTCTGGGCGTCACGTCCTTCGCCGTGCAGCTGCTGTTCGTCGCCGAGTTCGGCTGGGACGACGCGTCGCGCTATGCGGCCTTCCTACAGAACCTGTTGATGTCCGGGCTGTTCATCGCGATGTTCGTTGCCCGCGGCGGGCCCCGGGGCCAGACCCTGCTGATCGCCGTGGCGAAATGGATCGGCACCCTCGCGCCGACCATCGCCTTCGGCTGGTACGGCAGCTCCCGGCTGATCCTGGGCGTGGGGATTCTCTGCAGCGTCCTGGATCTGGCCTATATCGGGCTGCTGTGGCGGTCCCTGCGGATGAGCCCTAGAAGGTGA
- a CDS encoding HD domain-containing protein: MSESVVPRFTVETAKVLAEVAHNRQKDKLKRPYREHVLAVGDALADFDDDIRIAGYLHDIAEDTPMTRQALLDMGVSERAADIVERVTKRLHENPDDYQAGIRYIAEDHDATLVKIADNAHNSLPERVRALAEKWPDKPPVTRYDEARPVLYAAVPVEETRKILARINPFLLAELDDMLDEADDTDYENLSYDAPEEVRAVVSGDDPAAETGSARD; this comes from the coding sequence ATGTCAGAATCCGTGGTTCCCCGATTTACCGTTGAGACGGCCAAAGTTCTTGCCGAAGTCGCACATAACCGCCAGAAGGACAAGCTCAAGCGTCCGTATCGGGAGCACGTTTTGGCCGTCGGGGACGCGCTGGCGGATTTCGACGACGACATCCGGATCGCCGGATACCTGCATGACATTGCGGAGGACACCCCAATGACGCGTCAGGCGCTGCTGGACATGGGCGTCTCGGAGCGGGCCGCAGACATTGTTGAGCGCGTCACGAAGCGCCTGCACGAGAACCCGGATGACTACCAGGCCGGCATCCGGTACATAGCCGAAGACCACGACGCCACCTTGGTGAAAATCGCGGACAACGCCCACAATTCCCTACCCGAGCGGGTCAGGGCGCTGGCTGAAAAGTGGCCGGACAAGCCGCCGGTCACCCGCTACGATGAGGCCCGGCCGGTGCTGTACGCCGCCGTCCCCGTGGAGGAAACCCGGAAGATCCTGGCCCGCATCAACCCATTTCTGCTCGCGGAACTGGATGACATGCTCGACGAGGCGGACGACACCGACTACGAGAACCTCTCCTACGACGCCCCGGAAGAGGTGAGGGCCGTTGTGTCCGGCGACGATCCTGCCGCGGAAACCGGGTCCGCCCGGGACTAG
- the gluQRS gene encoding tRNA glutamyl-Q(34) synthetase GluQRS, whose translation MTSAGRFAPSPSGELHVGNLRTAILAWLFARSTGRRFLMRVEDLDRARAGAEAGQLRDLAAIGVSWDGGVVRQTERGPRYSAAIARLSREGLTYECFCTRREIQEAPSAPHAPQGAYPGTCRNLTGAEREQKRAVRPAAVRLRSAVTEATVQDVLHGSYTGVVDDFVLRRNDGVTAYNLAVVVDDAGQGIDQVVRGDDLLPSTPRQAYLASLLNMPSPEYAHVPLVVNADGARLAKRDGAVTLADLALLGLTADQVRNMLLNSLGLPAGPLEQVLAAFDPATLPREPWVWPGVRPRGA comes from the coding sequence ATGACGTCTGCCGGCCGCTTCGCCCCCAGCCCCTCCGGCGAACTGCATGTGGGCAATCTCCGGACCGCCATCCTGGCCTGGCTGTTCGCCCGCTCTACCGGCAGGCGCTTCCTGATGCGGGTGGAGGACCTGGACCGGGCACGGGCAGGCGCCGAGGCCGGACAGCTCCGCGATCTGGCCGCCATCGGCGTGAGCTGGGACGGCGGAGTCGTCCGCCAGACCGAGCGCGGTCCCCGCTACTCGGCCGCAATCGCCCGGCTCAGCAGGGAGGGACTCACCTATGAATGCTTCTGCACGCGGCGGGAGATCCAGGAGGCCCCGTCTGCGCCGCATGCCCCGCAGGGTGCCTACCCGGGAACGTGCCGGAATCTGACAGGGGCCGAGCGCGAGCAGAAACGGGCCGTCCGGCCGGCGGCGGTCCGGCTGCGTTCCGCCGTCACGGAAGCGACGGTCCAGGATGTGCTGCACGGTAGTTATACCGGAGTGGTGGATGATTTCGTGCTTCGGCGCAACGACGGCGTGACCGCCTACAACCTGGCCGTAGTGGTGGACGACGCCGGCCAGGGCATCGACCAGGTGGTGCGGGGCGATGATCTCCTTCCGTCCACACCCCGTCAGGCATACCTCGCCTCCCTGTTGAATATGCCCTCACCCGAATATGCCCATGTGCCCCTCGTGGTGAACGCCGACGGCGCCCGGCTCGCCAAGCGCGACGGCGCCGTCACCCTGGCTGACCTGGCCCTGCTCGGCCTTACAGCGGACCAGGTCCGGAACATGCTGCTTAATTCCCTGGGGCTGCCGGCCGGACCGCTCGAACAGGTGCTCGCCGCCTTCGATCCCGCGACGCTGCCCCGGGAGCCCTGGGTGTGGCCGGGAGTGAGGCCACGCGGCGCGTAG
- a CDS encoding Lrp/AsnC family transcriptional regulator — MQELDATDRRILAALDDDPRVPIMVLAQKLGLARGTVQSRLERMTASGALRPNSSRVLPSALGRGVAASVSAELDQSHLNEAIAALRNIPEVLECHAPAGDTDLLIRVVARSPDDLYRVSEEIRLCPGILRTSTSMFLREVIPYRTTGLLGG; from the coding sequence TTGCAGGAGCTCGACGCCACGGACCGCCGGATTCTGGCCGCCCTCGATGATGATCCGCGGGTGCCGATCATGGTGCTGGCCCAGAAACTGGGGTTGGCGCGCGGAACGGTCCAATCCCGCCTGGAACGGATGACGGCGTCGGGGGCCCTCCGGCCGAACAGCAGCCGAGTCCTACCGTCCGCCTTGGGTAGGGGTGTCGCGGCTTCGGTGAGCGCCGAGCTGGACCAGAGCCACCTGAACGAGGCGATCGCCGCGCTGCGGAACATCCCGGAGGTGCTGGAGTGCCACGCCCCGGCCGGTGACACGGACTTGCTGATCCGGGTGGTGGCACGGAGCCCGGACGACCTGTACCGGGTGTCCGAAGAGATCCGGCTCTGCCCCGGGATCCTAAGGACGTCCACGAGCATGTTCCTGCGCGAAGTCATCCCCTACCGGACCACGGGCCTCCTGGGCGGCTGA
- a CDS encoding Lrp/AsnC family transcriptional regulator produces the protein MIDHIDRNILRHLKEDGRMTATALAGEVGLTVAPCHRRLRDLEASGVIRGYRADIDPAALGLGFEAIVFVTLRQVDRATMEIFENRVAANPTIVEAQRLFGSPDYLLKVIAEDLPAYQRFYDAELTSLPGVERLTSTLVMKNLKTNTGPPV, from the coding sequence GTGATTGACCACATTGACAGGAATATTTTGCGTCACCTCAAAGAGGACGGACGCATGACTGCCACTGCGCTCGCCGGAGAAGTGGGTTTGACTGTTGCGCCATGCCACCGAAGGCTCCGTGACCTGGAGGCATCAGGAGTGATCCGAGGCTACCGGGCGGACATCGACCCGGCCGCCCTCGGGCTGGGCTTCGAGGCGATCGTGTTCGTGACGCTGCGGCAGGTTGACCGCGCCACGATGGAGATTTTCGAAAACCGCGTGGCGGCCAATCCCACCATTGTGGAGGCGCAGAGGCTGTTCGGCTCGCCCGACTACCTGCTGAAGGTGATCGCCGAGGACCTGCCCGCCTACCAGCGCTTCTACGACGCTGAACTGACGTCGCTGCCCGGCGTCGAACGGTTGACCTCCACGCTGGTGATGAAGAACCTCAAGACCAATACCGGCCCCCCGGTTTAA
- a CDS encoding LysE family translocator encodes MNPQLFLAFLVVAGALACTPGVDWAYSITAGLRQRSFVPAIAGLCGGYVLHTVLLVAGLAALLTGIPGVLGWLTVAGAAYLLWLGGTTIRSWRGASFGGSPADAPAAANQFRTFVQGMGTSGINPKGLLFYVALVPQFVSPEASLPVPVQSGLLGLTFVLLVAVVYSCVALLARKLLHSRPAAARRVTLASGIIMVVLGLVLLAEQLGPVLGPVLLRG; translated from the coding sequence ATGAATCCCCAGCTTTTCCTCGCCTTTCTGGTCGTCGCCGGAGCCCTTGCCTGCACCCCCGGGGTGGACTGGGCGTATTCGATCACGGCGGGGCTGAGGCAGCGCAGCTTTGTTCCCGCCATCGCGGGGCTCTGCGGCGGCTATGTGCTGCATACGGTCCTCCTCGTGGCGGGACTTGCCGCCCTGCTCACCGGGATCCCGGGGGTGCTGGGCTGGCTGACCGTGGCCGGCGCCGCGTACCTGCTCTGGCTTGGTGGCACCACCATCCGGTCCTGGCGCGGGGCGAGCTTCGGCGGCAGTCCGGCCGATGCGCCGGCGGCGGCGAACCAGTTCCGGACCTTCGTCCAGGGCATGGGCACCAGCGGCATCAACCCGAAGGGCCTGCTGTTCTACGTGGCTCTCGTCCCGCAGTTCGTCAGCCCCGAGGCGTCCCTGCCGGTGCCGGTGCAGTCCGGGCTGCTGGGCCTGACGTTCGTGCTGTTGGTGGCCGTGGTCTACAGCTGCGTGGCACTGCTGGCACGGAAGCTCCTGCATTCCCGGCCGGCGGCGGCCCGGCGCGTGACACTCGCCAGCGGAATCATCATGGTGGTATTGGGCCTCGTGCTGCTCGCCGAGCAGCTCGGACCGGTGCTGGGCCCCGTCCTGCTGCGCGGCTGA
- a CDS encoding nuclear transport factor 2 family protein: protein MRDAAARWIQHYITAWSSNEPDDIRALFTEDAVYFTSPHEAEPWRGRERIVEGWLAARDEPGDWLFEWKLLGVDGGRAFVQGLTTYQSDHRSYDNLWVIQLTADGRASSFTEWYMPRK from the coding sequence ATGAGAGATGCCGCCGCCCGCTGGATACAGCACTACATCACGGCCTGGAGCTCGAATGAGCCGGACGACATCCGCGCGTTGTTCACAGAGGATGCCGTCTACTTCACAAGCCCGCACGAGGCGGAGCCGTGGCGCGGGCGGGAGCGGATCGTTGAGGGCTGGCTTGCCGCGCGGGACGAACCCGGTGACTGGTTGTTCGAATGGAAACTGTTGGGCGTCGACGGCGGCCGGGCGTTCGTGCAGGGCCTCACCACCTACCAAAGCGACCACCGCAGCTATGACAACCTCTGGGTCATCCAGCTCACCGCGGACGGCCGGGCCTCGTCCTTCACCGAGTGGTACATGCCGCGCAAGTGA
- a CDS encoding DUF456 domain-containing protein, with product MNPETVVTILCGLAILVGVAGTIIPVLPGGFLIGLSLLAWAIWGGAGTTGWVVFGVGIVFVLAGMAASAVLTGRKLKQHSIPSRSVVAGLVLGVVGMFIIPVVGLFVGFAAGLLFSELHRTRVFGTAVASSWAALKATGLGMIVEFGLACLAASTWVIGLWVAASA from the coding sequence ATGAACCCCGAGACTGTCGTGACGATCCTCTGCGGGCTGGCCATCCTCGTGGGCGTTGCCGGCACCATTATTCCCGTGCTTCCCGGCGGCTTCCTGATCGGCCTCAGCCTGCTGGCCTGGGCGATCTGGGGCGGCGCCGGAACCACGGGATGGGTGGTGTTCGGCGTCGGCATCGTGTTCGTCCTGGCCGGAATGGCGGCCAGCGCCGTCCTGACCGGCCGGAAGCTCAAACAGCACAGCATTCCCAGCCGTTCGGTCGTGGCCGGTCTGGTCCTGGGCGTGGTGGGGATGTTCATCATCCCCGTGGTGGGGCTGTTCGTGGGCTTCGCCGCCGGGCTTCTGTTCAGCGAACTGCACCGCACGCGCGTTTTCGGTACCGCCGTCGCCTCCAGCTGGGCGGCCCTGAAGGCCACCGGCCTCGGAATGATTGTCGAGTTTGGCCTGGCCTGCCTCGCCGCGAGCACTTGGGTAATCGGCCTCTGGGTGGCCGCGTCAGCCTAG